From one Gemmatimonadota bacterium genomic stretch:
- a CDS encoding DUF5698 domain-containing protein, protein MLDAMFAGPWGPLLIFCLRVVDVSMATTRTLLIVRGARRIVPVIGFAEAMIWVLAVGSAIRHLDSGWHLLGYGAGFATGNVVGLWIEDRLALGVATIMAVSPQRGGELADALRTEGVGATQLAGYGKDGPVGVVYSTVRRREVRRVLGILHRVDPNAFITVEEPRSVQRGWMFPLRRK, encoded by the coding sequence ATGCTCGACGCGATGTTCGCGGGCCCCTGGGGGCCTCTGCTGATCTTCTGCCTGCGCGTCGTCGACGTGTCCATGGCGACGACGCGCACGCTGCTCATCGTGCGCGGCGCACGTCGCATCGTACCGGTGATCGGCTTCGCCGAAGCGATGATCTGGGTGCTGGCCGTGGGGTCGGCCATCCGGCACCTGGACAGCGGCTGGCACCTGCTGGGCTACGGCGCCGGGTTCGCCACCGGCAACGTCGTGGGCCTGTGGATCGAGGACCGGCTGGCGCTCGGCGTGGCCACGATCATGGCCGTCTCACCCCAGCGCGGGGGAGAGCTCGCAGACGCGCTGCGCACCGAGGGCGTGGGCGCCACGCAACTGGCCGGCTACGGCAAGGACGGTCCCGTGGGGGTGGTCTATTCCACCGTGCGCCGCCGCGAGGTGCGGCGCGTGCTGGGCATCCTGCACCGCGTGGATCCCAACGCGTTCATCACCGTGGAGGAACCGCGCTCGGTGCAGCGCGGCTGGATGTTCCCGCTCCGGCGCAAGTAG